One Bombus pyrosoma isolate SC7728 linkage group LG11, ASM1482585v1, whole genome shotgun sequence DNA segment encodes these proteins:
- the LOC122573020 gene encoding transcription elongation factor SPT6-like isoform X1: protein MADFLHSEAEESEEEKELDDNEKKKLKKIKAMEESDEEEEEDDEDRLREELKDLIDDNPIEESEGDDSDASGVSQKRKKSDDEDFDDRLEDEDYDLIEENLGVKVERKRFKRLRRIQDEESEEEQEKEADDDRDAIANELFEGSGDEREIAMEDERRSERSHRPEVDTFDEEGSEGEYTDADDFIVDDDGRPIAEKRKKKKPIFSDAALQEAQDIFGVDFDYDEFGKYGEEDYEEEEEEEEEEEEDEYMDDEDAERPRRPKKQLKKKTTRKSIFEIYEPSELKRGHFTDMDNEIRNTDIPERMQLRTVPVTPVAEGSDELDLEAEWIYKQAFCRPTISIQDAHLNAEAKERARKGPQTIGKIKKALDFMRNQQFEVPFISFYRKEYVLPELNINDLWKVYKFDAKWCQLRQRKENLLKLFDKMRNYQLDEIMKNPDAPLPDNVRLIKDDDIERLKNVQTSEELNDVYHHFMLYYSHEIPAMQEAARQKEKEARKEAKIQKRKQQIADAEENGEDPLPEEEPDVEEEEEADETLKQAVRTGPYSICRRAGLDNLAKKFGLTPEHFAENLRDNYQRHEVDQEPTEPLTIANEYCSQILNSSEEVLKAAQLMVAIQLAREPLVRKCVREMYMERAKISVKPTKKGIKEIDENHPVYGMKYLKDKPVRDLVGDQFLNLVIAEEDKLITITLSDSIEGNTSNNYVDEMKQLYYRDEFSKNVQDWNALRVGSVEMALTRIVLPSLKKELKANLIAEAKECVMRACGRKMYNWIKVAPYTCEFPEEEDEEWDTSKGLRVMGLAYVPEYSQAAFTCLIAPDGECTDYLRLPHIMKRKNSYREDEKAMKEADLLAIRNFIATKKPHVVAIGGESREAMMIAADIKECIANLVEEEQFPNIKIEICDNELAKIYSNSNKGVSEFRDYPELLRQAISLGRRMQDPLVEFSQLCTADEEILCLKYHNLQDQLPKDELLDNLYLEFVNRVNEVGVDVNKAVQQAYCGNLVQFVCGLGPRKGQALIKMLKQTNQRLENRTQLVTSCHMGPKVFINCAGFIKIDTNSLGDSTEAYVEVLDGSRVHPETYEWARKMAVDALEYDDEDANPAGALEEILESPERLKDLDLDAFAEELERQGFGNKCVTLYDIRAELNCRYKDLRVPYQSLSAERLFDILTKETPETFYVGKLVLATVIGISHRKPQGDQLDQANPVRNDETGLWQCPFCLKNDFPELSEVWNHFDAGACPGKATGVRLRLDNGISGYIHIKNLSDRHVANPEERVSIGQIIHCRIIKIEVERFSVECTSKSSDLADKNHEWRPQRDPFYDTEAEQKDAKVEEDAKKAKQRQTYVKRVIVHPSFHNISFAEAEKLMQTMKQGEAIVRPSSKGADHLTVTWKVTDEIYQHIDVREEGKENAFSLGQSLWIGNEEFEDLDEIIARHVNPMAAYASELLDFKYYKPAVEGIKDKAEEILKEQKKENPGGIPYIISAAKNYPGKFLLSYLPRTRCRHEYVTVSPEGFRFRGQMFGRVSDLFRWFKEHFRDPVPGQSTPSTPRGAMTSRTPYHTTPGAVSGMNQEAIQRVAQNLPHHMLHSLSQVANQTPHHYPPHTPGTANAAGYGGVHTYPNTPYTPSGQTPFMTPYQTPHHTPHHHGQPTPRYGQQTPNHQQGPFIHPPPPSGINSTGHHRSTPSHRPTPPMSTPGDPMDWKKAAEAWARLKSGPRVSTSTPRYEESRRTPRNYEESVGRTTPRNRTSNRTPSYKSPRGTPHTNSSPRSMSLSGDGTPLYDES from the exons ATGGCTGATTTTTTACATTCAGAAGCGGAAGAAAGCGAG gAGGAGAAGGAATTAGacgataatgaaaaaaagaaactgaagaaaataaaagctatggaagaaagtgatgaagaagaggaggaag ATGATGAGGATCGTTTACGGGAAGAACTTAAGGATCTCATTGACGACAACCCTATAGAAGAAAGCGAGGGAGACGATAGTGATGCTTCTGGAGTGTCtcaaaaacgtaaaaaaagtGATGATGAGGACTTTGATGATCGTTTAGAAGATGAAGATTATGatttgatagaagaaaatttaggAGTCAAAGTTGAAAGA AAACGTTTCAAACGCCTCCGAAGGATACAAGATGAGGAATCAGAGGAGGAACAGGAAAAGGAGGCAGACGATGATAGAGATGCTATTGCAAACGAACTTTTTGAAGGTTCCGGCGAT GAAAGGGAGATTGCTATG GAAGATGAAAGGCGAAGCGAACGTAGTCACAGACCTGAAGTCGACACATTTGACGAGGAAGGAAGTGAAGGAGAATACACCGACGCTGATGATTTTATTGTTGACGATGACGGTAGACCAATCGCCGAGAaacgcaaaaagaaaaagccaATCTTTTCTGATGCAGCTTTGCAAGAAGCACAAGACATTTTTGGTGTTGATTTTGATTATGATGAATTTGGTAAATACGGCGAAGAGGACTAtgaggaggaagaagaggaagaagaggaagaagaagaagatgaataCATGGACGATGAAGACGCCGAGAGACCGCGAAGGCCGAAAAAAcagttgaaaaagaaaactacgagaaaaagtattttcgaaatttacgaaCCAAGCGAACTTAAACGCGGTCATTTTACCGATATGGATAATGAAATACGGAACACAGATATACCGGAGAGAATGCAACTCCGTACTGTTCCTGTTACGCCAGTTGCAGAGGGTTCTGATGAACTAGACTTAGAGGCGGAGTGGATCTATAAACAGGCGTTCTGTCGACCAACTATTTCAATTCAAGATGCACACCTAAACGCTGAGGCTAAAGAAAGAGCTCGGAAAGGGCCTCAAACGAtcggtaaaattaaaaaagcttTAGACTTCATGCGAAATCAGCAATTCGAAGTACCTTTCATATCGTTTTATAGAAAGGAATATGTCCTACCGGAACTAAACATTAACGATCTCTGGAAAGTGTACAAATTTGACGCCAAGTGGTGTCAACTTCgtcagagaaaagaaaatttattaaaattatttgacaaaatGCGAAATTATCAGTTAGATGAGATTATGAAAAATCCTGATGCTCCATTACCAGATAACGTACGATTGATTAAAGATGATGACATAGAACGATTGAAAAATGTGCAAACCAGCGAGGAACTAAATGACGTTTATCACCACTTCATGTTATACTATAGTCATGAGATACCAGCAATGCAGGAAGCTGCTCGtcagaaggagaaagaagcaCGGAAAGAAGCAAAGATTCAAAAACGAAAACAACAAATTGCGGATGCCGAGGAAAACGGAGAAGATCCTCTGCCGGAAGAGGAGCCGGACgtagaggaagaagaggaagcaGATGAAACATTGAAACAGGCTGTTCGAACTGGTCCATATTCTATTTGCAGGCGGGCCGGCCTCGATAACCTCGCAAAAAAGTTCGGTCTCACTCCCGAACATTTCGCCGAAAATTTACGAGACAATTATCAGCGACACGAAGTAGATCAGGAACCAACGGAACCTTTAACCATTGCTAATGAATACTGTAGTCAAATACTTAATAGTTCGGAAGAAGTACTAAAAGCTGCTCAATTAATGGTAGCTATTCAATTAGCGCGTGAACCTTTGGTAAGGAAGTGTGTCCGAGAAATGTACATGGAAAGAGCAAAGATATCTGTAAAACCTACGAAAAAAGGAATCAAAGAGATCGATGAAAACCATCCAGTTTACGGGATGAAGTATTTGAAGGATAAACCAGTGCGAGATCTGGTTGGAGATCAGTTCCTAAATTTGGTTATAGCcgaagaagataaattaattacgataacaTTGAGTGATAGCATCGAAGGGAATACTAGTAACAACTATGTTGACGAAATGAAACAACTTTATTATCGAGACGAGTTTAGTAAAAATGTCCAGGATTGGAACGCATTGAGAGTTGGGAGTGTTGAAATGGCACTTACACGTATTGTTTTACCGAGTCTAAAGAAAGAGCTAAAAGCAAATCTTATTGCAGAAGCTAAAGAATGCGTAATGAGAGCATGTGGTCGTAAAATGTACAATTGGATTAAAGTTGCTCCTTATACCTGTGAATTTCCAGAGGAAGAAGATGAGGAATGGGATACCAGTAAAGGACTTCGGGTAATGGGTTTAGCTTATGTCCCAGAATACTCTCAAGCCGCATTCACTTGTCTAATCGCACCGGATGGGGAATGTACAGATTATTTGAGATTGCCACAcataatgaaacgaaagaatagtTACCGAGAGGACGAGAAAGCTATGAAAGAAGCCGATTTGTTAgcaattcgaaattttatagcAACAAAAAAGCCGCATGTTGTAGCTATAGGTGGTGAGTCGAGAGAGGCAATGATGATCGCGGCTGATATTAAAGAATGTATTGCGAACCTAGTAGAAGAAGAACAATTCCCAAACATTAAGATAGAAATTTGTGACAATGAATTGGCTAAAATTTACTCGAACAGTAATAAAGGTGTATCTGAATTTCGGGATTATCCGGAATTATTGCGACAGGCTATCTCATTGGGCAGGAGAATGCAGGATCCCTTGGTGGAATTTTCTCAATTATGCACCGCtgacgaagaaattttatgtttaaagtaTCACAACTTGCAAGATCAATTGCCGAAAGACGAACTTttggataatttatatttagaattcgTGAATCGCGTAAACGAAGTTGGCGTTGATGTGAATAAGGCGGTACAACAAGCTTATTGCGGGAATTTAGTTCAATTTGTGTGTGGTTTGGGGCCGAGAAAAGGACAGGCATTGATCAAAATGTTGAAACAAACCAATCAAAGGTTGGAAAATAGAACTCAGCTTGTAACTTCTTGTCACATGGGACCTAAGGTTTTTATTAACTGTGCGGGTTTTATTAAGATAGATACAAACAGTTTAGGAGACAGCACCGAAGCGTATGTCGAAGTCCTTGATGGGTCTCGAGTACATCCCGAAACGTATGAATGGGCGAGAAAAATGGCAGTCGACGCTTTAGAATACGACGACGAAGATGCTAATCCAGCCGGAGCACTGGAAGAGATTCTCGAATCTCCTGAAAGACTAAAAGATCTTGATTTGGACGCGTTCGCGGAAGAACTTGAAAGACAAGGTTTCGGCAATAAATGTGTCACTTTATACGATATCAGAGCAGAATTAAATTGCAGATATAAAGATTTACGTGTACCATATCAGTCACTGAGCGCGGAAAGGTTGTTCGATATTCTAACGAAGGAAACCCCGGAAACATTTTACGTAGGGAAATTAGTTTTGGCCACAGTAATAGGAATAAGCCATAGAAAACCGCAAGGTGATCAGTTGGATCAAGCCAATCCCGtaagaaacgacgaaactGGATTGTGGCAATGTCCATtctgtttgaaaaatgattttccgGAATTATCCGAAGTATGGAATCATTTTGACGCCGGAGCTTGCCCCGGCAAAGCTACTGGCGTGAGATTAAGATTAGATAATGGAATATCTggttatattcatataaaaaatttatctgaCAGACACGTTGCGAATCCTGAAGAGAGAGTAAGCATAGGACAAATAATACATTGCCGGATAATAAAGATTGAAGTGGAGCGATTCAGCGTCGAATGTACAAGTAAAAGTAGCGACCTCGCGGATAAAAATCACGAATGGAG ACCACAAAGAGATCCGTTTTATGACACAGAAGCAGAACAAAAAGATGCGAAAGTCGAAGAAGATGCCAAGAAAGCGAAGCAACGGCAGACATATGTGAAACGCGTAATCGTACATCCTTCTTTTCACAACATCAGTTTTGCAGAAGCTGAAAAGTTAATGCAAACTATGAAGCAAGGGGAAGCAATAGTTAGACCGAGCAGTAAAGGTGCTGATCATTTAACTGTCACATGGAAAGTTACTGATGAGATTTATCAGCATATCGATGTTAGAGaggagggaaaagaaaatgcCTTTTCTCTCGGTCAAAGCTTATGGATTGGAAACGAAGAATTCGAGGACTTGGATGAAATTATTGCGAGACATGTTAATCCTATGGCTGCATATGCTTCGGAATTATTGgactttaaatattataaaccaGCTGTAGAAGGCATTAAGGATAAAGCGGAAGAGATATTAAAGGaacaaaagaaggaaaatcCTGGAGGAATTCCGTATATAATATCTGCTGCAAAG AATTATCCTGGAAAGTTTTTGCTATCTTATCTTCCGCGAACTCGATGTCGTCACGAATATGTAACAGTGTCACCAGAAGGATTTAGGTTCAGAGGGCAAATGTTTGGTAGAGTGAGCGACTTGTTCCGATGGTTCAAAGAACATTTCCGTGATCCGGTACCTGGACAATCTACTCCTAGTACTCCACGTGGAGCAATGACATCTAGAACACCTTATCATACAACGCCAGGAGCAGTGAGTG gAATGAATCAAGAAGCCATACAAAGAGTGGCGCAGAATCTTCCGCATCATATGTTACATTCTTTATCGCAAGTGGCGAATCAGACTCCTCATCATTATCCACCACACACACCAGGAACTGCGAATGCAGCTGGTTATGGTGGAGTTCATACTTATCCTAATACTCCGTACACACCTTCGGGACAAACACCTTTTATGACACCATATCAAACACCACATCATACTCCACATCATCATGGTCAACCAACTCCAAGATATGGGCAACAAACACCCAATCATCAGCAAGGTCCTTTCATTCATCCACCTCCACCTTCAGGGATAAATTCTACAGGACATCACAGATCAACACCATCGCATAGACCTACGCCTCCAATGTCAACACCAGGCGATCCTATGGATTGGAAAAAAGCAGCGGAAGCATGGGCACGGTTAAAAAGTGGACCACGTGTGTC TACCTCTACTCCAAGATATGAAGAATCTAGAAGAACTCCACGAAATTACGAAGAATCGGTTGGAAGAACAACGCCACGAAATAGAACTTCGAATCGGACACCTTCTTATAAATCTCCTCGAGGTACACCACACACTAATTCAAGTCCTCGAAGTATGTCTCTTAGTGGAGATGGTACTCCTTTATATGATGAAAGTTAA
- the LOC122573020 gene encoding transcription elongation factor SPT6-like isoform X2 codes for MADFLHSEAEESEEEKELDDNEKKKLKKIKAMEESDEEEEEDDEDRLREELKDLIDDNPIEESEGDDSDASGVSQKRKKSDDEDFDDRLEDEDYDLIEENLGVKVERKRFKRLRRIQDEESEEEQEKEADDDRDAIANELFEGSGDEDERRSERSHRPEVDTFDEEGSEGEYTDADDFIVDDDGRPIAEKRKKKKPIFSDAALQEAQDIFGVDFDYDEFGKYGEEDYEEEEEEEEEEEEDEYMDDEDAERPRRPKKQLKKKTTRKSIFEIYEPSELKRGHFTDMDNEIRNTDIPERMQLRTVPVTPVAEGSDELDLEAEWIYKQAFCRPTISIQDAHLNAEAKERARKGPQTIGKIKKALDFMRNQQFEVPFISFYRKEYVLPELNINDLWKVYKFDAKWCQLRQRKENLLKLFDKMRNYQLDEIMKNPDAPLPDNVRLIKDDDIERLKNVQTSEELNDVYHHFMLYYSHEIPAMQEAARQKEKEARKEAKIQKRKQQIADAEENGEDPLPEEEPDVEEEEEADETLKQAVRTGPYSICRRAGLDNLAKKFGLTPEHFAENLRDNYQRHEVDQEPTEPLTIANEYCSQILNSSEEVLKAAQLMVAIQLAREPLVRKCVREMYMERAKISVKPTKKGIKEIDENHPVYGMKYLKDKPVRDLVGDQFLNLVIAEEDKLITITLSDSIEGNTSNNYVDEMKQLYYRDEFSKNVQDWNALRVGSVEMALTRIVLPSLKKELKANLIAEAKECVMRACGRKMYNWIKVAPYTCEFPEEEDEEWDTSKGLRVMGLAYVPEYSQAAFTCLIAPDGECTDYLRLPHIMKRKNSYREDEKAMKEADLLAIRNFIATKKPHVVAIGGESREAMMIAADIKECIANLVEEEQFPNIKIEICDNELAKIYSNSNKGVSEFRDYPELLRQAISLGRRMQDPLVEFSQLCTADEEILCLKYHNLQDQLPKDELLDNLYLEFVNRVNEVGVDVNKAVQQAYCGNLVQFVCGLGPRKGQALIKMLKQTNQRLENRTQLVTSCHMGPKVFINCAGFIKIDTNSLGDSTEAYVEVLDGSRVHPETYEWARKMAVDALEYDDEDANPAGALEEILESPERLKDLDLDAFAEELERQGFGNKCVTLYDIRAELNCRYKDLRVPYQSLSAERLFDILTKETPETFYVGKLVLATVIGISHRKPQGDQLDQANPVRNDETGLWQCPFCLKNDFPELSEVWNHFDAGACPGKATGVRLRLDNGISGYIHIKNLSDRHVANPEERVSIGQIIHCRIIKIEVERFSVECTSKSSDLADKNHEWRPQRDPFYDTEAEQKDAKVEEDAKKAKQRQTYVKRVIVHPSFHNISFAEAEKLMQTMKQGEAIVRPSSKGADHLTVTWKVTDEIYQHIDVREEGKENAFSLGQSLWIGNEEFEDLDEIIARHVNPMAAYASELLDFKYYKPAVEGIKDKAEEILKEQKKENPGGIPYIISAAKNYPGKFLLSYLPRTRCRHEYVTVSPEGFRFRGQMFGRVSDLFRWFKEHFRDPVPGQSTPSTPRGAMTSRTPYHTTPGAVSGMNQEAIQRVAQNLPHHMLHSLSQVANQTPHHYPPHTPGTANAAGYGGVHTYPNTPYTPSGQTPFMTPYQTPHHTPHHHGQPTPRYGQQTPNHQQGPFIHPPPPSGINSTGHHRSTPSHRPTPPMSTPGDPMDWKKAAEAWARLKSGPRVSTSTPRYEESRRTPRNYEESVGRTTPRNRTSNRTPSYKSPRGTPHTNSSPRSMSLSGDGTPLYDES; via the exons ATGGCTGATTTTTTACATTCAGAAGCGGAAGAAAGCGAG gAGGAGAAGGAATTAGacgataatgaaaaaaagaaactgaagaaaataaaagctatggaagaaagtgatgaagaagaggaggaag ATGATGAGGATCGTTTACGGGAAGAACTTAAGGATCTCATTGACGACAACCCTATAGAAGAAAGCGAGGGAGACGATAGTGATGCTTCTGGAGTGTCtcaaaaacgtaaaaaaagtGATGATGAGGACTTTGATGATCGTTTAGAAGATGAAGATTATGatttgatagaagaaaatttaggAGTCAAAGTTGAAAGA AAACGTTTCAAACGCCTCCGAAGGATACAAGATGAGGAATCAGAGGAGGAACAGGAAAAGGAGGCAGACGATGATAGAGATGCTATTGCAAACGAACTTTTTGAAGGTTCCGGCGAT GAAGATGAAAGGCGAAGCGAACGTAGTCACAGACCTGAAGTCGACACATTTGACGAGGAAGGAAGTGAAGGAGAATACACCGACGCTGATGATTTTATTGTTGACGATGACGGTAGACCAATCGCCGAGAaacgcaaaaagaaaaagccaATCTTTTCTGATGCAGCTTTGCAAGAAGCACAAGACATTTTTGGTGTTGATTTTGATTATGATGAATTTGGTAAATACGGCGAAGAGGACTAtgaggaggaagaagaggaagaagaggaagaagaagaagatgaataCATGGACGATGAAGACGCCGAGAGACCGCGAAGGCCGAAAAAAcagttgaaaaagaaaactacgagaaaaagtattttcgaaatttacgaaCCAAGCGAACTTAAACGCGGTCATTTTACCGATATGGATAATGAAATACGGAACACAGATATACCGGAGAGAATGCAACTCCGTACTGTTCCTGTTACGCCAGTTGCAGAGGGTTCTGATGAACTAGACTTAGAGGCGGAGTGGATCTATAAACAGGCGTTCTGTCGACCAACTATTTCAATTCAAGATGCACACCTAAACGCTGAGGCTAAAGAAAGAGCTCGGAAAGGGCCTCAAACGAtcggtaaaattaaaaaagcttTAGACTTCATGCGAAATCAGCAATTCGAAGTACCTTTCATATCGTTTTATAGAAAGGAATATGTCCTACCGGAACTAAACATTAACGATCTCTGGAAAGTGTACAAATTTGACGCCAAGTGGTGTCAACTTCgtcagagaaaagaaaatttattaaaattatttgacaaaatGCGAAATTATCAGTTAGATGAGATTATGAAAAATCCTGATGCTCCATTACCAGATAACGTACGATTGATTAAAGATGATGACATAGAACGATTGAAAAATGTGCAAACCAGCGAGGAACTAAATGACGTTTATCACCACTTCATGTTATACTATAGTCATGAGATACCAGCAATGCAGGAAGCTGCTCGtcagaaggagaaagaagcaCGGAAAGAAGCAAAGATTCAAAAACGAAAACAACAAATTGCGGATGCCGAGGAAAACGGAGAAGATCCTCTGCCGGAAGAGGAGCCGGACgtagaggaagaagaggaagcaGATGAAACATTGAAACAGGCTGTTCGAACTGGTCCATATTCTATTTGCAGGCGGGCCGGCCTCGATAACCTCGCAAAAAAGTTCGGTCTCACTCCCGAACATTTCGCCGAAAATTTACGAGACAATTATCAGCGACACGAAGTAGATCAGGAACCAACGGAACCTTTAACCATTGCTAATGAATACTGTAGTCAAATACTTAATAGTTCGGAAGAAGTACTAAAAGCTGCTCAATTAATGGTAGCTATTCAATTAGCGCGTGAACCTTTGGTAAGGAAGTGTGTCCGAGAAATGTACATGGAAAGAGCAAAGATATCTGTAAAACCTACGAAAAAAGGAATCAAAGAGATCGATGAAAACCATCCAGTTTACGGGATGAAGTATTTGAAGGATAAACCAGTGCGAGATCTGGTTGGAGATCAGTTCCTAAATTTGGTTATAGCcgaagaagataaattaattacgataacaTTGAGTGATAGCATCGAAGGGAATACTAGTAACAACTATGTTGACGAAATGAAACAACTTTATTATCGAGACGAGTTTAGTAAAAATGTCCAGGATTGGAACGCATTGAGAGTTGGGAGTGTTGAAATGGCACTTACACGTATTGTTTTACCGAGTCTAAAGAAAGAGCTAAAAGCAAATCTTATTGCAGAAGCTAAAGAATGCGTAATGAGAGCATGTGGTCGTAAAATGTACAATTGGATTAAAGTTGCTCCTTATACCTGTGAATTTCCAGAGGAAGAAGATGAGGAATGGGATACCAGTAAAGGACTTCGGGTAATGGGTTTAGCTTATGTCCCAGAATACTCTCAAGCCGCATTCACTTGTCTAATCGCACCGGATGGGGAATGTACAGATTATTTGAGATTGCCACAcataatgaaacgaaagaatagtTACCGAGAGGACGAGAAAGCTATGAAAGAAGCCGATTTGTTAgcaattcgaaattttatagcAACAAAAAAGCCGCATGTTGTAGCTATAGGTGGTGAGTCGAGAGAGGCAATGATGATCGCGGCTGATATTAAAGAATGTATTGCGAACCTAGTAGAAGAAGAACAATTCCCAAACATTAAGATAGAAATTTGTGACAATGAATTGGCTAAAATTTACTCGAACAGTAATAAAGGTGTATCTGAATTTCGGGATTATCCGGAATTATTGCGACAGGCTATCTCATTGGGCAGGAGAATGCAGGATCCCTTGGTGGAATTTTCTCAATTATGCACCGCtgacgaagaaattttatgtttaaagtaTCACAACTTGCAAGATCAATTGCCGAAAGACGAACTTttggataatttatatttagaattcgTGAATCGCGTAAACGAAGTTGGCGTTGATGTGAATAAGGCGGTACAACAAGCTTATTGCGGGAATTTAGTTCAATTTGTGTGTGGTTTGGGGCCGAGAAAAGGACAGGCATTGATCAAAATGTTGAAACAAACCAATCAAAGGTTGGAAAATAGAACTCAGCTTGTAACTTCTTGTCACATGGGACCTAAGGTTTTTATTAACTGTGCGGGTTTTATTAAGATAGATACAAACAGTTTAGGAGACAGCACCGAAGCGTATGTCGAAGTCCTTGATGGGTCTCGAGTACATCCCGAAACGTATGAATGGGCGAGAAAAATGGCAGTCGACGCTTTAGAATACGACGACGAAGATGCTAATCCAGCCGGAGCACTGGAAGAGATTCTCGAATCTCCTGAAAGACTAAAAGATCTTGATTTGGACGCGTTCGCGGAAGAACTTGAAAGACAAGGTTTCGGCAATAAATGTGTCACTTTATACGATATCAGAGCAGAATTAAATTGCAGATATAAAGATTTACGTGTACCATATCAGTCACTGAGCGCGGAAAGGTTGTTCGATATTCTAACGAAGGAAACCCCGGAAACATTTTACGTAGGGAAATTAGTTTTGGCCACAGTAATAGGAATAAGCCATAGAAAACCGCAAGGTGATCAGTTGGATCAAGCCAATCCCGtaagaaacgacgaaactGGATTGTGGCAATGTCCATtctgtttgaaaaatgattttccgGAATTATCCGAAGTATGGAATCATTTTGACGCCGGAGCTTGCCCCGGCAAAGCTACTGGCGTGAGATTAAGATTAGATAATGGAATATCTggttatattcatataaaaaatttatctgaCAGACACGTTGCGAATCCTGAAGAGAGAGTAAGCATAGGACAAATAATACATTGCCGGATAATAAAGATTGAAGTGGAGCGATTCAGCGTCGAATGTACAAGTAAAAGTAGCGACCTCGCGGATAAAAATCACGAATGGAG ACCACAAAGAGATCCGTTTTATGACACAGAAGCAGAACAAAAAGATGCGAAAGTCGAAGAAGATGCCAAGAAAGCGAAGCAACGGCAGACATATGTGAAACGCGTAATCGTACATCCTTCTTTTCACAACATCAGTTTTGCAGAAGCTGAAAAGTTAATGCAAACTATGAAGCAAGGGGAAGCAATAGTTAGACCGAGCAGTAAAGGTGCTGATCATTTAACTGTCACATGGAAAGTTACTGATGAGATTTATCAGCATATCGATGTTAGAGaggagggaaaagaaaatgcCTTTTCTCTCGGTCAAAGCTTATGGATTGGAAACGAAGAATTCGAGGACTTGGATGAAATTATTGCGAGACATGTTAATCCTATGGCTGCATATGCTTCGGAATTATTGgactttaaatattataaaccaGCTGTAGAAGGCATTAAGGATAAAGCGGAAGAGATATTAAAGGaacaaaagaaggaaaatcCTGGAGGAATTCCGTATATAATATCTGCTGCAAAG AATTATCCTGGAAAGTTTTTGCTATCTTATCTTCCGCGAACTCGATGTCGTCACGAATATGTAACAGTGTCACCAGAAGGATTTAGGTTCAGAGGGCAAATGTTTGGTAGAGTGAGCGACTTGTTCCGATGGTTCAAAGAACATTTCCGTGATCCGGTACCTGGACAATCTACTCCTAGTACTCCACGTGGAGCAATGACATCTAGAACACCTTATCATACAACGCCAGGAGCAGTGAGTG gAATGAATCAAGAAGCCATACAAAGAGTGGCGCAGAATCTTCCGCATCATATGTTACATTCTTTATCGCAAGTGGCGAATCAGACTCCTCATCATTATCCACCACACACACCAGGAACTGCGAATGCAGCTGGTTATGGTGGAGTTCATACTTATCCTAATACTCCGTACACACCTTCGGGACAAACACCTTTTATGACACCATATCAAACACCACATCATACTCCACATCATCATGGTCAACCAACTCCAAGATATGGGCAACAAACACCCAATCATCAGCAAGGTCCTTTCATTCATCCACCTCCACCTTCAGGGATAAATTCTACAGGACATCACAGATCAACACCATCGCATAGACCTACGCCTCCAATGTCAACACCAGGCGATCCTATGGATTGGAAAAAAGCAGCGGAAGCATGGGCACGGTTAAAAAGTGGACCACGTGTGTC TACCTCTACTCCAAGATATGAAGAATCTAGAAGAACTCCACGAAATTACGAAGAATCGGTTGGAAGAACAACGCCACGAAATAGAACTTCGAATCGGACACCTTCTTATAAATCTCCTCGAGGTACACCACACACTAATTCAAGTCCTCGAAGTATGTCTCTTAGTGGAGATGGTACTCCTTTATATGATGAAAGTTAA